Proteins found in one Sphingobium sp. V4 genomic segment:
- a CDS encoding outer membrane beta-barrel protein: MKTLVFTAVAAASLLPAAALAQDADSTRRIEPYVGVMGGVHNFDSETGKEGIPPVGYKGRMVEGVAGVNYNVAGPIVLGVEGTASKGVSGDIDWEYGVAGRAGVKAGKDSLIFGKVGYKWVNFDALGPDSPDFHGTTYGAGVELSPADMGGSSERSNIRLRVQADTLGNFRSIRPMAGVVAKF; this comes from the coding sequence ATGAAGACACTGGTTTTCACGGCAGTCGCTGCCGCGTCGCTGCTTCCCGCCGCCGCCCTGGCGCAGGACGCCGACTCCACCCGTCGCATCGAGCCCTATGTCGGCGTCATGGGCGGCGTGCATAATTTCGACAGCGAGACCGGCAAGGAAGGCATCCCGCCCGTCGGCTACAAGGGCCGCATGGTGGAGGGTGTCGCCGGCGTGAACTATAATGTCGCCGGCCCGATCGTGCTGGGTGTCGAAGGCACCGCGTCCAAGGGCGTGTCCGGCGACATCGACTGGGAATATGGCGTGGCGGGCCGCGCTGGCGTGAAGGCGGGCAAGGACAGCCTGATCTTCGGCAAGGTTGGCTATAAATGGGTCAATTTCGACGCGCTCGGCCCGGACAGCCCGGATTTCCACGGCACCACTTATGGCGCCGGCGTGGAATTGTCGCCGGCGGACATGGGCGGTTCATCTGAACGCAGCAATATCCGCCTGCGCGTCCAGGCCGACACGCTCGGCAATTTCCGCTCGATCCGCCCGATGGCGGGCGTCGTCGCGAAATTCTGA
- a CDS encoding peptidase, with protein sequence MTGTAKRFLAVMGLAGALALGGCAYDDGYGYGGVSVGSGYYGGGYYDPYYSPGYYPGGYGWYDGFYYPGNGYYVYDRGGRRHRWNDGQRRYWEGRRAERRDDRWQGRDRDGRRDWRGNDRQADRDGRPGNWTRPRPDADGNVGRGRWRGNDGANAVRPAPQPRPQMSQPRMSEPRAQREWGNRPSPGPRADRPMRSGGGRDPAARVRPD encoded by the coding sequence ATGACTGGAACCGCAAAAAGGTTTCTCGCCGTCATGGGCCTTGCCGGTGCGCTGGCCCTTGGCGGCTGCGCCTATGACGACGGCTATGGCTATGGCGGAGTGAGCGTAGGCAGCGGCTATTATGGCGGCGGCTATTACGACCCCTATTACAGCCCCGGCTATTATCCGGGCGGCTATGGCTGGTATGATGGCTTCTATTATCCGGGCAACGGCTATTATGTCTATGACCGGGGAGGCCGGCGTCACCGCTGGAATGATGGTCAGCGCCGCTATTGGGAAGGCCGCCGCGCCGAACGGCGCGACGATCGCTGGCAGGGCCGGGACCGGGACGGACGGCGCGACTGGCGCGGCAACGACCGGCAGGCGGATCGCGACGGGCGGCCCGGAAACTGGACCCGTCCGCGCCCGGACGCGGACGGCAATGTCGGTCGCGGTCGCTGGCGCGGCAATGATGGCGCCAATGCCGTCCGTCCCGCACCGCAACCCCGGCCCCAGATGAGCCAGCCCCGGATGAGCGAACCGCGCGCGCAGCGCGAATGGGGCAACCGGCCCTCGCCCGGCCCCCGTGCCGATCGCCCGATGCGGTCGGGCGGCGGCCGTGATCCGGCAGCACGGGTGCGCCCGGACTGA
- a CDS encoding peptidylprolyl isomerase has translation MADETLTLSLDSGGDVVIKLRPDLAPGHVERITTLAKEGFYDGVVFHRVIPGFMAQGGDPTGTGMGGSKLPDIKAEFSREPHVRGVCSMARAMNPNSANSQFFICFDDATFLDGQYTVWGEVTSGMEHVDALPKGEPPKTPGKIVKATVA, from the coding sequence ATGGCCGACGAAACACTCACCCTTTCCCTCGACAGCGGCGGCGACGTCGTCATCAAGTTGCGCCCGGACCTCGCGCCCGGCCATGTCGAGCGCATCACCACCCTGGCCAAGGAAGGCTTTTATGACGGCGTGGTCTTCCATCGCGTCATCCCCGGCTTCATGGCGCAGGGCGGCGACCCGACCGGCACTGGCATGGGCGGGTCGAAGCTGCCCGACATCAAGGCGGAATTCAGCCGCGAGCCGCATGTGCGCGGCGTCTGCTCGATGGCGCGCGCGATGAACCCGAACAGCGCGAACAGCCAGTTCTTCATCTGCTTCGACGACGCGACCTTCCTCGACGGCCAGTATACGGTCTGGGGCGAAGTCACGTCGGGCATGGAGCATGTCGACGCGCTGCCCAAGGGCGAACCGCCCAAGACTCCGGGCAAGATCGTCAAGGCGACCGTCGCCTGA
- the mgtE gene encoding magnesium transporter → MSERGDVAEPLVDGAEFDEAIVEAAEASHDEDDRLKPAYLTAVLDAVEEGDSEKARDLVSPLHPADIADLLELTPSEQRANVAAALGDLVGAEVLSELNDYVRDDLIGALAPEQVAEFASELDTDDAVAIIEDMEEADQQAVLEAMEPEDRAAIESALSYPEESAGRLMQRDLVAVPEHMTVGQVIDYLRDNGDLTRDFWEIFVVDATHKPIGTCQLSWILTCPRGIAVADLMKREQTLIPVDMDQEEVALRFQKYALISAAVVDASGRLVGMITVDDVVHIISEEAGEDILRLSGAGEGDINEPVMDSYRARVRWLLTNLLTALVASTIIGIFEGTIQKMVALATLMPIVAGVGGNAGSQTMAVTVRALATNQITGSNARRTILREIRVALLNGATVAVVLGIGVGLVFQNMALGGVIAAAMITNIVTAGLAGAAVPLAFDRMNLDPAVASSIFVTMITDSMGFFAFLGLATAAGLTG, encoded by the coding sequence ATGAGCGAGCGCGGCGATGTGGCCGAACCCCTTGTGGACGGCGCAGAATTTGACGAAGCGATCGTCGAGGCGGCGGAAGCCAGCCACGACGAGGACGACCGGCTGAAGCCCGCCTACCTCACCGCCGTGCTCGACGCGGTGGAGGAAGGCGACAGCGAAAAGGCGCGCGACCTGGTGTCGCCGCTTCACCCCGCCGACATTGCCGACCTGCTGGAACTGACCCCGTCGGAACAGCGGGCGAACGTCGCCGCCGCGCTGGGCGACCTGGTGGGCGCGGAGGTTCTTTCCGAACTGAACGACTATGTCCGCGACGACCTGATCGGGGCGCTGGCGCCGGAGCAGGTCGCCGAATTCGCGTCGGAACTGGACACCGACGACGCCGTCGCGATCATCGAGGACATGGAGGAGGCCGACCAGCAGGCCGTCCTCGAGGCGATGGAGCCGGAAGACCGCGCCGCGATCGAGAGCGCCCTGTCCTATCCCGAGGAATCGGCCGGCCGCCTGATGCAGCGCGACCTGGTCGCGGTGCCCGAGCATATGACGGTCGGCCAGGTGATCGACTATCTGCGCGACAATGGCGACCTGACGCGCGACTTCTGGGAAATCTTCGTCGTCGACGCGACGCACAAGCCGATCGGCACCTGCCAGCTCAGCTGGATTCTCACCTGTCCGCGCGGCATCGCCGTGGCCGACCTGATGAAGCGCGAGCAGACGCTGATCCCGGTCGACATGGACCAGGAGGAAGTCGCGCTGCGCTTCCAGAAATATGCGCTGATCTCCGCCGCCGTCGTCGACGCGTCGGGCCGGCTGGTCGGCATGATCACGGTGGACGACGTCGTCCACATCATTTCCGAGGAAGCGGGCGAGGATATTCTCCGTCTGTCGGGCGCGGGCGAGGGCGACATCAACGAGCCGGTGATGGACAGCTATCGCGCGCGCGTCCGCTGGCTGCTGACCAATTTGCTGACCGCGCTGGTCGCGTCGACCATCATCGGCATATTCGAAGGCACGATCCAGAAGATGGTGGCGCTCGCCACGCTGATGCCGATCGTCGCGGGCGTGGGCGGCAATGCCGGCAGCCAGACCATGGCGGTCACGGTGCGCGCGCTCGCCACCAACCAGATCACCGGCTCCAACGCCCGGCGCACCATATTGCGCGAGATTCGCGTGGCCTTGCTCAACGGGGCGACGGTGGCCGTGGTGCTGGGGATCGGCGTGGGGCTGGTGTTCCAGAACATGGCGCTGGGCGGCGTGATTGCCGCGGCGATGATCACCAATATCGTCACGGCCGGCCTTGCGGGGGCGGCCGTGCCGCTGGCATTCGACCGGATGAACCTTGACCCGGCGGTCGCTTCGTCCATCTTCGTCACCATGATAACCGATTCGATGGGTTTCTTTGCTTTCCTGGGCCTCGCCACGGCCGCGGGATTGACCGGCTGA
- a CDS encoding DUF1489 domain-containing protein has translation MPLHLTKIAFQSESPASLRAWLESHAGEARLTTRYLPKRLEELDGGSLYWIHGHALVGRSPLMGFQETGQGRYWIRLAPTLIPVRASPKRAHQGWRYLEDKDAPPDLNGGEADDLDAMPSRMLGELTRLGLV, from the coding sequence ATGCCCCTGCACCTCACCAAGATCGCCTTCCAGAGCGAAAGCCCCGCCTCCCTGCGCGCCTGGCTGGAAAGCCATGCCGGAGAGGCGCGCCTGACCACCCGCTATCTGCCCAAGCGGCTGGAGGAACTGGATGGCGGGTCGCTCTACTGGATTCATGGCCATGCGCTGGTCGGGCGCAGTCCGCTGATGGGTTTCCAGGAAACGGGCCAGGGGCGCTACTGGATCCGGCTGGCGCCGACACTGATCCCCGTGCGCGCCAGCCCCAAACGCGCGCATCAGGGCTGGCGCTATCTGGAGGACAAGGATGCGCCGCCGGACCTGAATGGCGGCGAAGCCGACGATCTGGATGCGATGCCGTCCAGGATGCTGGGGGAACTGACGCGGCTGGGGCTGGTCTGA
- a CDS encoding aminopeptidase P family protein — MSSYEDRLKALRAQLVRQRLDGFVVPLTDEHMSEYVGAYAQRLAWLTGFQGSAGSAVVLPEEAAIFVDGRYTLQVREQVDGAHWQYESVPQTSIAAWLKDHAGQGARIGYDPWLHTRAWVEQATQALAEKGAELVAVDTNPVDAIWPDRPARSDAKLVVHDDRFAGQSAAEKRAAMADWLTEKKADAVILSALDSIAWTFNIRGKDVERTPVALAYAIVHADATADLYVAPEKMDEAVAQHLGNAVRVHDGATFSTALADFAGKTVVADPERAVAAIFNGLDEGGATVLSLRDPAVLPKAIKNDTEIAGHKAAQARDGAALSRFLHWIAVEAPKGNLTELSASDRLETFRKDTGLLEDLSFDTISGAGPNGAVVHYRVEEKTNRPIETGTLYLVDSGGQYRDGTTDVTRTVAIGTPTDEMRHRFTLVLKGHIALARAVFPKGTRGGQLDALARQYLWTEGLDYAHGTGHGVGSFLSVHEGPQRIATFGGGDEPLVAGMILSNEPGYYKAGEYGIRIENLVLVEERAIPGAEKDMLGFETLTFAPIDRALIATDLLSGDERAWLDAYHAAVLDLVGSQLEGDAFAWLQAACAPL; from the coding sequence ATGTCCAGTTATGAAGATCGCCTGAAGGCTTTGCGCGCGCAACTGGTGCGCCAGCGGCTGGACGGTTTCGTGGTGCCGCTGACCGACGAGCATATGAGCGAATATGTCGGCGCCTATGCCCAGCGGCTCGCGTGGCTGACCGGATTTCAGGGGTCTGCGGGCAGCGCCGTGGTGCTGCCGGAGGAAGCGGCGATCTTCGTCGACGGCCGCTACACGCTCCAGGTGCGCGAGCAGGTCGACGGCGCCCACTGGCAATATGAAAGCGTGCCCCAGACGTCGATCGCCGCCTGGCTGAAGGATCATGCCGGGCAGGGTGCGCGGATCGGCTATGATCCCTGGCTCCACACCCGCGCCTGGGTGGAGCAGGCGACGCAAGCCCTGGCCGAGAAGGGCGCGGAGCTGGTCGCGGTCGACACCAACCCCGTCGACGCCATCTGGCCCGACCGTCCGGCGCGCAGCGACGCCAAGCTGGTCGTGCATGACGATCGCTTCGCCGGCCAGTCGGCCGCCGAGAAGCGCGCCGCCATGGCCGACTGGCTGACGGAGAAGAAGGCCGACGCCGTGATTCTATCCGCGCTCGATTCGATCGCCTGGACCTTCAACATCCGCGGCAAGGATGTGGAGCGCACGCCCGTCGCGCTCGCCTATGCCATCGTTCATGCCGATGCGACCGCCGACCTCTATGTCGCGCCGGAGAAGATGGACGAAGCCGTCGCCCAGCATCTGGGCAATGCGGTGCGCGTGCATGATGGTGCGACCTTCTCCACCGCGCTGGCGGATTTCGCGGGCAAGACCGTGGTTGCAGACCCCGAACGCGCCGTCGCCGCCATCTTCAACGGGCTGGACGAAGGCGGCGCGACCGTGCTGTCGCTGCGAGACCCCGCCGTCCTGCCCAAGGCGATCAAGAATGATACCGAGATCGCCGGCCACAAGGCGGCGCAGGCGCGCGATGGCGCCGCGCTCAGCCGCTTCCTCCACTGGATCGCGGTCGAAGCCCCCAAGGGCAACCTCACCGAACTCTCCGCCTCCGATCGGCTGGAAACCTTCCGCAAGGACACCGGCCTGCTCGAAGACCTGTCCTTCGATACCATCAGCGGCGCGGGGCCAAATGGCGCGGTCGTCCATTATCGCGTCGAGGAAAAGACAAATCGCCCGATCGAGACCGGCACCCTCTATCTGGTCGATTCGGGCGGCCAGTATCGCGACGGCACCACCGACGTCACCCGCACTGTCGCCATCGGCACGCCGACCGACGAAATGCGCCATCGTTTCACCCTGGTCTTGAAGGGCCATATCGCGCTCGCCCGCGCCGTCTTTCCGAAAGGGACGCGCGGCGGCCAGCTCGACGCCCTCGCCCGTCAATATCTTTGGACCGAGGGGCTGGATTACGCCCATGGCACCGGCCATGGCGTCGGCAGCTTCCTGTCGGTGCATGAAGGGCCGCAGCGGATCGCCACCTTCGGCGGCGGCGACGAGCCGCTGGTGGCAGGCATGATCCTCTCCAACGAGCCAGGTTATTACAAGGCCGGCGAATATGGCATCCGCATCGAAAATCTGGTGCTGGTGGAGGAACGCGCGATCCCCGGCGCGGAAAAGGACATGCTGGGCTTCGAGACGCTGACCTTCGCCCCGATCGACCGCGCGCTGATCGCCACCGACTTGCTGAGCGGTGATGAGCGCGCCTGGCTCGACGCCTATCATGCCGCCGTGCTGGACCTCGTGGGGTCGCAGCTGGAGGGCGATGCATTTGCCTGGCTCCAGGCTGCCTGCGCGCCGCTCTGA
- a CDS encoding S9 family peptidase: MTDHMQPASLPPIAECRPHSFTRHGITVDDPWAWLRDPGYPDVQDKDVLAYLEAENAWFEGAMAPHKPLLDTLFQEMKGRIKEDDQSVPQKDGDYVYWRAFETGAQYRKWYRKPVAGGEDQLILDEPALAEGHDYFRLGAMSVSPDGRYLAYAIDTNGSERFEARIKDLFSGEILPEVIPDTLSSLVWTADSKGLLYGLANENWRTDNARLHWLGQSVESDVELFHEDDEGFRVSIGLTSSEKWIVIATGDHVTSEAWLVPADDPTATPLLVAARKAGREYDVDEHEGTLYIRTNDSHPNFRLVKATLDAPDQWDEVIGADAHFYLTDFTLFKGFYVTEGRQDGLDQIELRDYATHTPKRIPFPEASYSASLDDNPEYDVTKLRIGYESMVTPDTIYDYHLATGELEVLKVQEIPSGYDASRYAAERLMIAARDGTQIPVSIVYPKDFPRDGSAPLHLYGYGAYGLAMEPGFSTSRLSLLDRGFAFAIAHIRGGDDLGQQWYLDGKLDKRVNTFTDFVDVAKGLIDLGYSSKGRISISGGSAGGELMGAVINSDPDLWGAVVAHVPFVDVLNTMLDETLPLTPGEWPEWGNPIEDEAAFRTIQSYDPYTHVRAQDYPPLMVTAGLNDPRVTYWEPAKWVAKLRATKTDKNILLLKTNMGAGHGGKSGRFESLHETAEEFAFILWQLGVEG; encoded by the coding sequence ATGACCGATCACATGCAGCCTGCCTCCCTGCCCCCCATCGCCGAATGCCGCCCGCACAGTTTCACGCGTCATGGCATCACCGTGGACGATCCCTGGGCCTGGCTGCGCGACCCCGGCTATCCCGATGTGCAGGACAAGGATGTGCTGGCCTATCTGGAGGCCGAAAACGCCTGGTTCGAAGGGGCCATGGCGCCGCACAAGCCGCTGCTCGACACGCTGTTCCAGGAAATGAAGGGCCGGATCAAGGAGGATGACCAGTCCGTCCCGCAGAAGGATGGCGACTATGTCTATTGGCGCGCCTTCGAGACGGGAGCGCAATATCGCAAATGGTATCGCAAGCCCGTGGCTGGCGGCGAGGATCAGCTGATCCTTGACGAACCGGCGCTGGCCGAGGGGCATGACTATTTCCGGCTGGGCGCGATGTCGGTCAGCCCGGACGGCCGCTACCTCGCCTACGCCATCGACACCAACGGGTCGGAACGGTTCGAGGCGCGGATCAAGGATCTCTTCTCCGGCGAGATATTGCCCGAAGTGATCCCCGATACGCTGTCGTCCTTGGTGTGGACGGCCGACAGCAAGGGGCTGCTCTACGGCCTTGCCAACGAGAATTGGCGGACCGACAATGCGCGGCTGCACTGGCTGGGCCAGAGCGTCGAGAGCGACGTCGAGCTGTTCCATGAGGATGACGAGGGGTTCCGAGTCTCGATCGGCCTAACTTCATCGGAAAAGTGGATCGTCATCGCGACCGGCGATCATGTCACCAGCGAAGCCTGGCTGGTGCCCGCCGACGATCCGACCGCGACGCCGCTGCTGGTGGCCGCGCGCAAGGCCGGACGCGAATATGATGTCGATGAGCATGAAGGCACGCTCTACATCCGCACCAACGACAGCCATCCCAATTTCCGGCTGGTGAAGGCGACGCTGGACGCGCCCGACCAGTGGGACGAGGTGATTGGCGCGGACGCGCATTTCTACCTGACCGATTTCACTTTGTTCAAGGGCTTCTACGTCACCGAAGGGCGGCAGGACGGCCTCGACCAGATCGAACTGCGCGATTACGCGACCCACACGCCCAAGCGCATCCCCTTCCCCGAAGCCAGCTATTCGGCGAGCCTGGACGACAATCCCGAATATGACGTGACCAAGCTGCGCATCGGCTATGAATCGATGGTCACGCCCGACACCATCTACGACTATCATCTGGCAACGGGTGAGTTGGAGGTGCTGAAGGTCCAGGAAATCCCGTCGGGCTATGATGCGAGCCGCTATGCCGCGGAGCGGCTTATGATCGCGGCGCGCGACGGCACGCAGATTCCGGTGTCGATCGTCTACCCGAAGGATTTCCCGCGCGACGGCAGCGCACCGCTGCACCTTTATGGCTATGGCGCCTATGGGCTGGCGATGGAGCCGGGCTTTTCGACCAGCCGCCTGTCGCTGCTGGATCGCGGCTTCGCCTTCGCCATCGCCCATATTCGCGGCGGCGATGACCTGGGCCAGCAATGGTATCTGGACGGCAAGCTGGACAAGCGCGTGAACACCTTCACCGATTTCGTCGATGTGGCGAAGGGGCTGATCGATCTTGGCTATTCGTCGAAAGGCAGGATCAGCATTTCGGGCGGATCGGCCGGGGGCGAACTGATGGGCGCGGTCATCAACAGCGATCCCGACCTGTGGGGCGCGGTGGTGGCGCATGTGCCGTTCGTCGACGTGCTCAACACCATGCTGGACGAGACTTTGCCGCTGACGCCCGGCGAATGGCCGGAATGGGGCAATCCGATCGAGGATGAGGCGGCGTTCCGCACGATCCAGTCCTACGATCCCTACACCCATGTCCGCGCGCAGGACTATCCGCCGCTGATGGTGACGGCGGGTCTCAACGACCCGCGCGTGACCTATTGGGAACCGGCCAAATGGGTGGCCAAGCTGCGTGCGACCAAGACCGATAAGAATATCCTGCTGCTCAAGACCAATATGGGCGCGGGCCATGGCGGCAAGTCGGGCCGGTTCGAAAGCCTGCACGAAACGGCGGAGGAATTCGCCTTCATCCTGTGGCAATTGGGCGTGGAGGGCTGA
- a CDS encoding acyl-CoA thioesterase: MASSFTRQITALPEHIDELGHVNNAVWVQWMEQVSVEHWRQDADPAHVEAYIWVVTRHEVDYRGNVTQGETVTARTWIPEGPRGARFDRLIEFTGPDGKVKVAAKSTWAIIDKASGRILRVPAEVAANFV, encoded by the coding sequence ATGGCGTCGAGTTTCACCAGGCAGATCACCGCCCTGCCCGAGCATATCGACGAGCTGGGCCATGTGAACAACGCGGTCTGGGTCCAGTGGATGGAGCAGGTGTCGGTCGAACATTGGCGGCAGGACGCCGATCCTGCCCATGTCGAAGCCTATATCTGGGTCGTGACCCGGCATGAGGTCGATTATCGCGGCAATGTGACGCAGGGCGAAACGGTGACGGCGCGCACCTGGATTCCGGAAGGACCGCGCGGCGCGCGCTTCGACCGGCTGATCGAGTTCACCGGGCCGGACGGCAAGGTGAAGGTCGCGGCCAAATCCACCTGGGCGATCATCGACAAGGCGTCGGGCCGCATCCTGCGCGTCCCGGCGGAGGTGGCGGCGAACTTCGTTTGA
- the paoC gene encoding aldehyde oxidoreductase molybdenum-binding subunit PaoC gives MKFDAPAGINPIDKGRVIGIPHDRIDGAAKVTGTAPYAYERHDAAPKAAYGWIVGSAIAKGRIAAMDLRAAEAAPGVLGVVTHANAGKLGKGSMNTAPLLGGPQVDHYEQAVALVIADTLENARDAARLVRIDYAPESGKFDLAAERVNGVIPPEGFGGPSDTKAGDFDSAFAKAAVKVERTYTTPDHSHAMMEPHATTAAWNGDRLTLWTSNQMIAWGVSEVARTLGIPKANVRLVSPYIGGGFGAKLFLRADALLAALGARQVGRPVKVAIARHQIPNNTTHRPATIQRIRLGADRDGVIDAIAHEVWSGDLPGGGAETAAQQTRLLYRGAHRMTAHRLVTLNLPEGNAMRAPGEAVGLLALEVAMDELAEAAGVDPVELRIRNDVQYDPEAGPQRPFSSRKLVECLRAGADRFGWAKRNPKPGQVRDGRWLVGMGVASAFRNNLVTKSGARMGVDAQGRVIVETDMTDIGTGSYTIIGQTAAEMLGVPLDHVTVRLGDSRFPESAGSGGQWGANSSTAGVYAAAMALRAKLAEKAGYAADQAQFEDGLVKLGNKSQTLAALAGRDGVWAEDSMEYGDLDKRYAQATFGAHFCEVGVDVDTAEVRIRRMGGAFAAGRILNPKSARSQVIGAMTMGAGAALMEALDVDTRFGFFVNHDMAEYLVPVHADIPEQDVLFIEELDDKSSPMKAKGVGELGICGAGAAVANAIYNATGIRLRDYPLTIDKLLKVQVA, from the coding sequence ATGAAGTTCGACGCGCCAGCGGGCATCAATCCGATCGACAAGGGCCGCGTGATCGGCATCCCCCATGACCGGATCGACGGCGCGGCCAAGGTTACGGGCACGGCGCCCTATGCCTATGAGCGTCACGATGCCGCGCCCAAGGCCGCCTATGGCTGGATCGTCGGCTCCGCCATCGCGAAGGGCCGGATCGCCGCGATGGACCTGCGCGCGGCAGAGGCTGCCCCCGGCGTTCTGGGCGTCGTCACCCACGCCAATGCCGGCAAGCTTGGCAAGGGCAGCATGAACACCGCGCCGCTGCTCGGCGGGCCGCAGGTCGATCATTATGAGCAGGCGGTCGCGCTGGTGATCGCCGACACGCTGGAAAATGCCCGCGATGCCGCCAGGCTGGTGCGCATCGACTATGCGCCGGAAAGCGGCAAGTTCGACCTGGCGGCCGAGCGGGTGAACGGGGTGATCCCGCCCGAAGGCTTTGGCGGCCCGTCCGACACCAAAGCGGGCGATTTCGACAGCGCCTTTGCGAAGGCGGCGGTGAAGGTCGAGCGGACCTACACCACGCCCGACCACAGCCATGCGATGATGGAGCCGCACGCCACCACCGCCGCCTGGAACGGAGACAGGCTGACCCTCTGGACCTCCAACCAGATGATCGCCTGGGGCGTGAGCGAAGTCGCCCGGACGCTCGGCATTCCCAAGGCGAATGTCCGGCTGGTGTCGCCCTATATCGGCGGCGGCTTTGGCGCCAAGCTGTTCCTGCGCGCCGACGCGCTGTTGGCGGCGCTGGGCGCCAGGCAGGTGGGCCGGCCGGTCAAGGTCGCCATCGCCCGGCACCAGATTCCCAACAACACCACCCATCGCCCGGCCACGATCCAGCGCATCCGGCTGGGCGCTGACAGGGACGGGGTGATCGACGCGATCGCGCATGAAGTCTGGTCGGGCGACCTGCCCGGCGGCGGCGCGGAAACGGCGGCGCAGCAGACGCGGCTCCTCTATCGCGGCGCGCACCGCATGACCGCGCACCGGCTCGTCACGCTCAACCTGCCCGAAGGCAACGCCATGCGCGCGCCGGGCGAGGCGGTGGGCCTGCTGGCGCTGGAAGTGGCGATGGACGAACTGGCCGAAGCGGCAGGTGTCGACCCGGTCGAGCTGCGCATCCGCAACGATGTGCAATATGATCCCGAAGCCGGTCCGCAACGGCCCTTCTCCAGCCGCAAGCTGGTGGAATGCCTGCGTGCAGGCGCCGACCGTTTCGGCTGGGCAAAGCGCAACCCGAAGCCGGGGCAGGTGCGTGACGGCCGCTGGCTGGTCGGCATGGGCGTCGCGTCCGCCTTCCGCAACAATCTCGTCACCAAATCGGGCGCGCGCATGGGTGTGGACGCTCAGGGGCGGGTGATCGTCGAAACCGACATGACCGACATCGGCACCGGCAGCTACACCATCATCGGCCAGACCGCGGCGGAGATGCTGGGCGTGCCGCTGGATCATGTGACGGTGCGCCTCGGTGACAGCCGCTTTCCTGAATCGGCCGGTTCGGGTGGTCAGTGGGGCGCGAACAGCAGCACGGCGGGCGTCTATGCCGCCGCCATGGCGCTGCGGGCGAAGCTGGCGGAAAAGGCGGGCTATGCCGCCGATCAGGCGCAGTTCGAGGATGGTCTCGTCAAACTCGGCAACAAGTCGCAGACCCTCGCCGCGCTGGCAGGGCGCGATGGCGTCTGGGCGGAAGACAGCATGGAGTATGGCGACCTCGACAAACGCTATGCCCAGGCGACGTTCGGCGCGCACTTCTGCGAGGTCGGGGTCGATGTCGACACGGCCGAGGTGCGCATCCGCCGGATGGGCGGCGCTTTCGCCGCCGGCCGCATCCTCAACCCCAAATCGGCGCGCAGCCAGGTGATCGGCGCCATGACCATGGGCGCGGGCGCCGCGCTGATGGAGGCGCTGGACGTCGACACCCGCTTCGGCTTCTTCGTGAACCACGACATGGCCGAATATCTGGTGCCGGTCCATGCCGACATTCCCGAACAGGATGTTCTGTTCATCGAGGAGCTGGACGACAAAAGCTCGCCGATGAAGGCCAAGGGGGTGGGTGAACTGGGCATCTGCGGCGCTGGCGCGGCAGTGGCCAATGCGATCTACAACGCCACCGGGATCAGGCTGCGCGACTATCCGCTGACGATCGACAAGCTGCTCAAGGTGCAGGTGGCCTGA